A genomic region of Aspergillus oryzae RIB40 DNA, chromosome 1 contains the following coding sequences:
- a CDS encoding class I SAM-dependent methyltransferase (predicted protein) translates to MLDKYRATAATLGLPESRMMAVQGNILAPMVQTTSPPLDDEELDCFDLVEICMALHHLDDIQLATQRLASRLHPGGVFLIIDWATRGSLDINEHASPDAVHPEHHAAHTISHDSFTGEQIVSLYEQAGCGDVRCPRCSQWEDAIVLGSSYQAMIQGGDIDTAFNESQYALLL, encoded by the exons ATGCTAGACAAATATCGAGCGACCGCCGCAACACTGGGACTTCCCGAGTCTCGCATGATGGCCGTCCAGGGCAACATTCTGGCTCCGATGGTCCAAACTACTAGCCCACCCCTggacgatgaggagctgGACTGCTTCGATCTGGTTGAGATTTGCATGGCCTTGCATCATCTTGATGATATACAGCTAGCTACGCAGCGCTTGGCGTCGAGACTACATCCCGGTGGCGTTTTTCTGATCATTGACTGGGCTACTCGCGGCTCGCTGGACATCAATGAGCATGCTTCGCCGGACGCAGTGCATCCGGAACACCATGCTGCACATACTATCTCCCATGATAGTTTTACTGGGGAGCAAATTGTCAGCTTATATGAACAAGCTGGTTGTGGTGATGTGAG ATGTCCCCGATGCTCGCAGTGGGAAGATGCAATTGTTCTGGGCTCGAGCTACCAAGCTATGATTCAAGGTGGTGATATA GATACCGCATTCAATGAATCTCAATATGCCTTGCTCTTATGA
- a CDS encoding uncharacterized protein (predicted protein): protein MVSQAQILDRSLPTQSATSSVSRHSGRRHRSSRSHHGGLIHQPQNDFPIFTHTGDVEIIIRASGQERRYLLHRLILAQCSGFFDTSTRDEWSRQAAASRPPIPDPAVLSRISEDNSSLSNGSTLAQSESGALFSPEKRRWRFELDWENKAEDEEPILVQKVGPLPPSFSSTFGNNLGQYPPSVTKPSGTQAGFIRSMANLAGMQSVINIPHADTGNAPIDPTIRDYDNLFRLFYNHPPALNSVNIATAYAECRSLLALADMYDALPVTGPRVDHHLLGFGSRLFKQIAKYPPSYLKLGYLARSRVIYSEALIHVVGQWPAGLPHLRNGAYSPLPDTVLDIIEDKVEDLEYMKSRIDSKLLRLTLTTSRGERVTPTNAYLDWLAVSLFRQWLVDSTTPPPAPILKNSSANAANTSSHSRPSQSTAHRGQEHGSAASKAAIAAPLSSARVYRLIGSASTQAYLPHDELKKFLKVHPTPSSDSLYSRDVLKRFERKMDELKRLAREIVRPLMRNFLELDLKGGELDSSSGGLPHLTCIKIEDEDIPWD from the exons ATGGTCTCCCAGGCCCAAATCCTGGACCGCTCCCTTCCCACGCAGAGCGCTACTTCTTCCGTGTCGCGTCACTCTGGCCGGCGACATCGCTCAAGCCGCTCCCACCACGGTGGACTTATTCACCAACCTCAGAATGATTTCCCCATTTTCACCCACACTGGCGATGTCGAGATTATTATCCGCGCAAGTGGACAAGAGAGACGGTACCTATTACATCGGTTGATTTTGGCACAATGTTCAGGCTTCTTTGACACAAGTACCCGCGATGAATGGTCCCGACAGGCTGCTGCATCGAGGCCACCCATTCCGGATCCCGCGGTGCTATCCCGAATTAGCGAAGATAATTCGTCTTTGTCGAACGGTTCCACTCTTGCTCAGTCTGAATCGGGGGCATTGTTTTCTCCAGAAAAAAGACGATGGAGATTTGAGCTAGACTGGGAAAACAAAGCGGAAGACGAGGAGCCAATCCTCGTTCAAAAGGTCGGTCCATTG CCCCCAAGCTTTTCTAGCACTTTTGGAAACAACCTGGGACAGTACCCTCCGTCGGTAACGAAACCATCAGGCACACAAGCAGGCTTCATTCGTTCGATGGCAAATCTGGCCGGAATGCAATCCGTTATAAACATACCGCATGCAGATACGGGAAACGCACCAATAGACCCTACGATCCGCGACTACGATAATCTTTTCCGCTTGTTCTACAACCATCCGCCGGCGCTAAATAGCGTCAACATTGCGACTGCCTACGCCGAATGCAGGTCTCTCCTTGCGCTAGCCGACATGTACGATGCCCTTCCAGTGACGGGACCGCGAGTTGATCACCATCTTCTCGGATTTGGGTCCCGGCTCTTCAAGCAAATCGCGAAATACCCGCCGAGCTACCTCAAGCTGGGTTATCTTGCCCGCAGTCGCGTCATATACTCCGAAGCCCTAATCCATGTTGTCGGGCAATGGCCTGCGGGACTACCACACCTGCGAAATGGTGCCTACTCTCCGCTTCCAGATACTGTGCTGGATATTATCGAGGATAAGGTCGAGGATCTGGAGTATATGAAGTCGCGCATTGACTCCAAACTTTTGCGACTCACGCTCACTACTTCCCGCGGCGAACGTGTGACGCCCACCAACGCATACCTCGATTGGCTTGCCGTCTCCCTCTTCCGGCAATGGCTTGTGGACAGCACCACCCCCCCTCCAGCTCCAATACTGAAGAATTCTTCAGCGAATGCCGCGAACACAAGCAGCCACAGCCGTCCCTCACAGTCCACTGCGCACCGGGGTCAAGAACATGGCTCGGCCGCTTCGAAAGCCGCTATTGCGGCTCCTCTATCCTCCGCACGAGTATACCGCCTGATCGGTTCGGCCTCTACTCAGGCTTATTTGCCTCATGATGAACTCAAGAAGTTTCTCAAAGTGCACCCGACCCCATCGTCAGACTCCTTATACTCCCGTGATGTCCTGAAGAGATTCGAGCGCAAAATGGATGAACTCAAACGACTGGCTCGGGAAATCGTGAGGCCCTTAATGAGGAACTTCCTCGAGCTAGACCTCAAAGGCGGCGAACTAGACAGCAGTTCAGGTGGCCTTCCTCATCTAACCTGCATCAAAatcgaagacgaagatattCCTTGGGATTAA
- a CDS encoding DUF3433 domain-containing protein (predicted protein), with amino-acid sequence MAARSPSPDISLSDRTSDTYDFSANSPVSSDSRPSTLRSQSNESLRQGANHATADVSDEPQRRDHHSRFREEGDENSGDVRVKNRVPEINIVPAPNHPASGSQISLDQKKQLLSWLPLTLQNSFLGLLSLLALVLCAVTIALLVTSRTNYGLGSDDGSSKILFGWRFSPTLVAVIYIQLTAMLVDDVKRLEPFARLAGPEGSEASSSILQKPGAWWNALHDGFSKRKNGGSSRGWVLLCATLVNVLGFLLISPLSSALLVSVDVTVPLQTDFLRLTPRLDAPLSLSQSRIARFRTISHFAQNVSTSPWVTDKWTMLPVWPSARESPQFGSLPSTQQTWTAETTVFKSNHSCNKMKLESSSSKEVMSGNDRINATFMANTTVFSSGDCRLEFTAIIDNGTSSIWTDGGASWSNVTGFNASTGLDMQSAAQSKECTGHDYLMLVEGNSTLNVHLCATTYSMSNVTALIDLSGSEPNISFNESEYIQNQQTVPDALMSTKMMRDQAVDPDWKNSTLTLDFDNSPWLYGPARLLWVIYKNNLTAMIEDKDMTSRAAEIQQRFFGEMIQSSLTERGASQYLPIQGHVRTLERRVTTTAGPAITLIILLFLSFCLLLITWRCSRIQHRPLNLKTDPASLAGATSLLVESPRTRHNFKDFNRKSDKELQSLLEGKRYYTDPGILHETIPDQSETVNQTMTESRQESTSRVNWIPGVLRLPALLVLLVCLVAVVTGVVVLYHFAQLSELYGKAFVYQANISIFDKQLSTVGPFSMIPTIIAVCIGLWWGVIDSNFCRLQPYLAMAKRYRPLSESVHLSYQSSYWMWATIKALKNRHWMLVWVTLGTAISPICTFR; translated from the coding sequence ATGGCTGCTCGCTCGCCGTCGCCTGACATTTCTTTAAGCGACCGCACTTCTGATACTTATGATTTTTCCGCAAATTCCCCAGTTTCCTCAGATTCAAGGCCTTCCACCCTGCGCAGCCAAAGCAATGAATCTTTAAGACAAGGGGCCAATCATGCCACAGCAGATGTCTCTGATGAGCCCCAAAGGCGTGATCATCATAGCAGGTTTCGCGAAGAGGGAGATGAAAATAGCGGAGATGTTCGCGTCAAGAATCGCGTCCCAGAGATAAACATAGTTCCAGCTCCTAACCATCCAGCCTCCGGTTCGCAGATATCTCttgaccaaaagaaacagttGCTGAGCTGGCTGCCTTTGACACTCCAGAATAGCTTCCTGGGCCTGCTCAGCCTGCTAGCCTTGGTGCTGTGTGCAGTGACGATTGCCTTGCTCGTGACATCCCGCACGAACTATGGTTTAGGGTCGGATGACGGGTCCTCGAAGATCTTGTTCGGTTGGCGATTCAGCCCAACTTTAGTAGCAGTCATCTACATCCAGCTGACAGCTATGCtggtggatgatgtcaagCGCTTAGAGCCATTTGCTAGACTAGCAGGCCCTGAGGGGTCTGAGGCGTCTTCAAGCATTCTTCAAAAGCCTGGAGCCTGGTGGAATGCGCTCCACGATGGTTTTTCCAAGAGGAAAAATGGAGGCTCTTCGCGAGGCTGGGTACTGCTTTGCGCAACTTTGGTCAATGTccttggatttcttttgatatCACCGCTGTCATCGGCTTTGTTAGTCTCCGTCGACGTGACAGTCCCACTCCAGACGGACTTCCTTCGCCTGACACCGCGACTCGACGCGCCCCTTTCCCTGAGCCAGAGTCGAATCGCTCGCTTTCGGACGATCAGCCATTTTGCTCAAAACGTATCGACTTCGCCATGGGTTACAGATAAGTGGACCATGCTTCCGGTTTGGCCATCTGCCAGGGAGAGTCCACAGTTTGGATCGTTGCCGTCCACTCAACAAACGTGGACGGCGGAAACTACAGTGTTCAAAAGTAATCACAGTTGCAACAAAATGAAGCTCGAAAGCTCGTCCAGCAAGGAGGTAATGAGCGGGAACGATCGAATCAATGCTACCTTCATGGCTAATACCACTGTCTTTTCCTCTGGCGATTGTAGGTTGGAGTTCACAGCTATCATAGACAATGGGACTAGTAGCATATGGACCGATGGTGGTGCCAGCTGGTCCAACGTCACAGGATTTAACGCAAGCACAGGGCTCGATATGCAGAGTGCGGCACAATCGAAGGAATGTACCGGCCATGATTACCTCATGCTGGTCGAAGGAAACAGCACCCTAAATGTGCATCTATGTGCGACAACATATTCAATGTCTAATGTCACGGCCTTAATTGACCTCTCGGGCAGTGAGCCAAATATCTCCTTCAATGAGAGCGAATACATTCAGAACCAACAGACAGTCCCGGATGCTCTGATGAGCACCAAGATGATGCGAGACCAGGCAGTAGACCCCGACTGGAAGAACTCCACCCTGACCCTAGATTTCGACAATTCTCCGTGGCTCTACGGACCGGCTCGTCTGTTATGGGTAATCTATAAAAACAATTTAACTGCGATGATTGAAGACAAAGATATGACTTCTCGTGCGGCGGAGATTCAGCAACGATTCTTTGGAGAAATGATCCAGTCAAGCTTGACCGAGCGAGGTGCCTCTCAGTACCTTCCCATCCAAGGTCATGTCAGGACTCTTGAAAGAAGAGTGACCACTACCGCCGGGCCTGCAATAACGCTCATAATCTTGCTCTTTCTATCCTTCTGTCTCCTGCTAATCACATGGAGGTGCTCACGAATTCAGCACAGGCCGTTGAATCTGAAAACCGATCCTGCTTCCCTTGCCGGTGCAACTTCTTTGCTGGTGGAGAGTCCTCGGACTAGGCATAATTTCAAAGACTTCAACCGCAAATCAGACAAGGAGCTGCAAAGTCTGTTGGAAGGCAAGCGCTACTACACAGACCCAGGAATATTACACGAGACGATTCCTGATCAATCCGAAACCGTCAATCAAACAATGACGGAGTCGCGCCAGGAATCAACCTCGAGAGTCAACTGGATTCCAGGAGTGCTCCGTCTCCCAGCCCTACTGGTACTACTTGTATGTCTTGTAGCCGTAGTCACCGGTGTTGTCGTATTATACCATTTCGCGCAGCTGTCCGAGCTGTATGGGAAAGCTTTTGTTTATCAAGCCAACATTTCCATTTTTGATAAACAGCTGTCTACTGTTGGGCCGTTCTCAATGATCCCAACTATCATAGCAGTGTGTATCGGCCTGTGGTGGGGTGTTATTGACAGTAACTTTTGCCGCCTACAGCCATATCTCGCCATGGCTAAACGTTACCGGCCATTATCAGAGAGCGTCCACCTATCATATCAATCTTCTTACTGGATGTGGGCCACGATTAAGGCTCTAAAGAATAGGCACTGGATGTTAGTATGGGTTACGCTGGGCACAGCTATTTCACCAATATGTACGTTTCGATGA
- a CDS encoding pyridoxal phosphate-dependent decarboxylase family protein (glutamate decarboxylase and related proteins) has product MPTNSVEKDALPVGRVTELTEAVESVLEHVAPFLRASEDDYDALESERHLSHGCYSTGNILESYLSHPDQLRRRLLLDLPPTGQGLEAIASSSSTLLRYSVNTSSPGFMDKLWSSPSVPGIAADLLLSALNGNDHVFRVSPALTLIEKHVGEELAHLFGLSDSESGGVTVPGGAAANSTALLIARNVRFPHLKEVGLHGISSPRLVILASEAAHFSIFNAAQVLGLGSHSVRKIPTTTDGSMDPRALKHSLDATITAGEVPLFICGTAGTTVRGAYDPLESIGKLAHEYNAWFHVDACWGGAAAFSDKLKYKLAGCEFADSIAYNPHKLLGVPQICSFLLGKDLRTFWYANSLTAGYLFHQDDSIPPSDLCPSPTTAASMGKLSNNHVEKPFYLNSVRYNWRTSRAIQNAPDPREVYDLASFTPQCGRRPDAIKLYCHWRYYGTEGIAKQVEGAYDGARYLARLIEEEPSLHLVGDVDVPCTQVCFYYVGASLKLTVSAPDMATQNTHFTRLISTGLMKRGWMVDYAPGSGRQEELGDFLRVACNRMTTPCVAEGLVQAISEVVNSDIETITPPHK; this is encoded by the exons ATGCCGACAAATTCAGTTGAAAAAGATGCCCTGCCTGTCGGTAGAGTGACTGAGCTCACAGAG GCTGTCGAGAGTGTGCTAGAGCACGTAGCCCCCTTTCTTCGCGCTTCCGAGGATGACTACGATGCTCTTGAATCAGAGAGACATCTATCGCACGGATGCTATTCGACCGGCAATATCTTGGAGTCCTACCTAAGCCATCCAGATCAGCTTCGCAGGCGTCTATTGTTGGATCTTCCGCCCACGGGACAAGGCCTGGAGGCCATagcatcctcatcttcaacccTTCTGCGATACTCGGTCAATACGTCGTCTCCGGGGTTTATGGACAAACTATGGTCGTCGCCGTCCGTTCCCGGAATTGCTGCAGATTTACTCCTGTCCGCATTGAATGGCAACGATCATGTCTTTCGAGTCTCGCCAGCTCTAACTCTAATAGAGAAACATGTTGGGGAAGAGCTGGCCCATCTCTTTGGCCTCAGCGATTCAGAATCAGGAGGCGTTACTGTCCCAGGCGGAGCAGCAGCAAATAGTACCGCCCTGCTGATCGCACGGAATGTACGTTTTCCACATCTAAAAGAGGTCGGTCTGCATGGCATATCGTCACCACGTCTAGTGATATTGGCATCTGAAGCAGCGCACTTTTCAATATTCAATGCAGCCCAAGTTCTAGGTCTCGGGTCACATTCCGTCAGGAAGATTCCCACAACTACGGACGGTTCCATGGATCCCAGGGCTCTTAAACATTCTCTCGATGCCACAATAACTGCGGGAGAGGTCCCACTGTTTATATGCGGAACAGCAGGAACAACTGTTCGAGGGGCCTATGACCCCTTAGAGAGCATTGGCAAGCTGGCCCATGAATATAATGCCTGGTTCCACGTGGATGCATGCTGGGGTGGTGCCGCTGCATTTTCCGATAAGCTCAAGTACAAGCTGGCTGGCTGTGAATTCGCGGATAGCATCGCATACAATCCACATAAGCTGCTGGGTGTGCCACAGATCTgctcctttcttctcggaAAGGACCTCCGTACGTTCTGGTATGCGAACAGTCTGACTGCTGGGTATTTGTTTCATCAAGATGACAGCATACCCCCCTCTGATTTGTGCCCCTCGCCTACTACGGCCGCATCTATGGGGAAGTTGTCCAATAACCATGTGGAGAAGCCCTTTTATCTCAATAGCGTTCGCTACAATTGGCGTACATCCAGAGCGATTCAGAATGCACCGGATCCTCGAGAAGTGTACGACCTGGCATCTTTCACTCCCCAATGCGGTCGCCGGCCAGACGCCATCAAGTTATACTGTCACTGGCGATACTATGGCACAGAAGGCATCGCAAAACAAGTCGAAGGGGCCTATGATGGGGCCAGATACCTTGCTCGGTTGATCGAAGAGGAACCTTCACTCCACCTTGTAGGAGACGTGGATGTCCCATGTACCCAAGTGTGCTTCTACTATGTAGGCGCATCACTGAAACTTACGGTTTCTGCTCCAGACATGGCCACGCAGAATACGCATTTCACGCGTCTCATCTCCACGGGGCTTATGAAGCGGgggtggatggtggattATGCACCTGGCTCGGGGAGACAGGAAGAGCTGGGAGATTTCTTACGGGTCGCTTGCAATCGCATGACGACCCCTTGCGTCGCGGAAGGCTTGGTCCAGGCTATCTCGGAGGTAGTCAACTCGGACATAGAGACCATCACACCCCCACACAAATGA
- a CDS encoding putative serine--tRNA ligase DIA4 (Seryl-tRNA synthetase) has product MASTRTPYVCLNCRLTRPLTRRAFSASTHRAEALRPATAPKPTPDVKHIRQNAELYSKNSVDRNYPTHADYPFQIQNLSEEARRLDQDLKTPRSRIKQLEKAIGKLAASARQEGGNGENTASQEELTALRLEAQKLKDDSQEMTTRKTACTEEINRLALSLPNLSSSETPVGDDPRLVEYLNFDPQSPPEWIANPDPSRSHVAIGTSLGLIDFTSSATTTGWGWYFLTNEGALLEQALIQYALSVARKRGWKPVSPPSIVYSYIAEACGFQPRDQHNEQQIWAIEQSEKDKSKPQRSLAGTAEIPLAAMYAGRDIDAANLPVKLVGPSRCYRAEAGSRGVDTKGLYRVHEFTKVEMFAWADNFPEAAGKGLPTSDDLFNELLSIQTEILTSLNLPCRVLEMPTTDLGASASRKRDIEALFPSRLRAGADLESAWGEVTSASICTDYQSRRLGTRVRGGATKDSRFPHTVNGTAMAVPRVLAAILENGWDEKRKVVVVPEVLRNWMGGLEVIGESS; this is encoded by the coding sequence ATGGCGTCTACAAGGACACCATACGTCTGCCTCAATTGCAGGCTGACAAGGCCATTGACGCGACGCGCCTTTTCCGCCTCCACGCACCGCGCCGAAGCTCTCCGTCCTGCGACTGCGCCAAAGCCAACCCCAGACGTCAAGCACATCCGCCAGAACGCGGAGCTCTACTCCAAAAACAGCGTCGACCGCAATTACCCAACCCACGCCGACTACCCATTCCAGATCCAAAACCTGTCAGAAGAAGCCCGCCGCCTCGACCAAGATCTCAAGACCCCCCGCTCCCGCATCAAACAGCTCGAAAAAGCTATCGGCAAGCTCGCAGCTTCCGCCCGCCAGGAAGGAGGCAATGGCGAAAACACCGCATCCCAAGAAGAGCTCACGGCTCTGCGATTAGAGGCccaaaagctcaaggatgattCACAAGAGATGACCACGCGCAAGACCGCCTGCACGGAAGAAATCAACCGCCTCGCACTATCCCTTCCTAacctttcctcctccgagacACCGGTCGGAGACGATCCCAGACTGGTCGAATACCTCAATTTCGACCCCCAGTCGCCGCCCGAATGGATCGCCAATCCGGACCCCAGTCGCTCGCATGTCGCGATCGGCACATCcctcggcctcatcgatTTCACTAGCTCCGCAACTACCACGGGCTGGGGATGGTACTTCCTCACCAACGAGGGCGCCCTCCTGGAGCAAGCACTGATTCAGTACGCATTGAGCGTGGCTCGAAAACGCGGCTGGAAGCCCGTGTCCCCTCCGTCGATCGTCTACTCCTACATCGCCGAAGCGTGCGGTTTCCAGCCCCGCGACCAGCACAACGAGCAGCAGATCTGGGCCATCGAGCAGAGCGAAAAGGACAAGAGCAAACCGCAGCGATCTCTGGCCGGAACCGCCGAGATCCCCCTCGCGGCGATGTACGCCGGCCGCGACATCGACGCAGCGAATCTCCCCGTCAAACTGGTCGGACCTAGCCGGTGCTATCGTGCCGAGGCCGGGTCCCGCGGTGTCGATACGAAGGGTTTATACAGAGTCCATGAGTTCACAAAGGTGGAGATGTTCGCGTGGGCCGATAATTTCCCAGAAGCAGCTGGGAAGGGATTACCGACGTCAGACGATCTCTTCAACGAGCTCCTCTCCATCCAGACCGAGATTCTGACCTCCCTGAACCTTCCCTGCCGGGTGCTGGAAATGCCGACCACGGATCTGGGCGCCAGTGCAAGCCGTAAACGTGATATCGAAgccctcttcccctcccgtCTCCGTGCCGGTGCGGATCTCGAGTCGGCATGGGGCGAGGTGACCTCCGCTTCTATCTGTACGGACTATCAAAGCCGTCGGTTGGGAACCCGGGTGCGCGGCGGAGCAACTAAGGATTCTCGGTTCCCCCATACGGTCAATGGTACTGCCATGGCTGTGCCCAGGGTGTTGGCCGCCATTCTGGAGAACGGATGGGATGAGAAGCGGAAGGTTGTGGTTGTACCGGAGGTGCTGAGGAACTGGATGGGTGGCTTAGAGGTGATTGGGGAATCTTCATGA
- a CDS encoding uncharacterized protein (predicted protein), which yields MSALFQRDTGVTIQTKVLERSLEIRQIPHVFKTEEYTVRFEDSFMASIIAQLHGNLSSHWMYTAANQLTLNASEPAWSKDGWSFVPVDLSTVSLPIPEKTLDINDQGGLGKSSQINVSLATPAIRGRVECSPYEGLLNLSAWLTPTDVSNSSTWSLSPSAEDLKMAYELGVGYKLNGYRPSMIFPEPSDNYTSCVQCTPIFANPSMITCCGNGTDTGADPMAAVGYWSPNGNPGRWSVRTWSRNFTTKWIHGHARSAIELIEPQGTELPHLLFTNIPSITAMNCMPLVETANAEVTVDPATGEVRAFEITEKPKVADNAFSDVFLPHRTSDQVLSEIRYNATVSYGVLFMTQMLTAANVQKLYGASRLVGWTVEDTSDSTFNIRDEAHGLNMDFMSYSMYSLAGNDPAALLDPTVFSRLSSKTFSTFFQHFANSNISMKTGSWAYQPINASLPSDLTPAVTDATLLEDAPLTAYQDEIHPISHTNRTVVVRVSQRVEMLKMNAVAVWLSVSILAWLIIATLIVTIFHRQYLRRLIRNVECLGDMLILTAGSESLVHMIREMQAGKLTESEERRLCARLGWFQDGDGNARWGVELLEGYMGRPPVRWLNDDERKNNRGEHAADTSSV from the exons ATGTCAGCCCTATTCCAGCGCGACACTGGAGTGACAATACAGACAAAGGTACTGGAGCGCTCGCTAGAGATTCGTCAAATCCCTCATGTCTTCAAAACGGAAGAGTATACAGTACGATTCGAAGATAGCTTCATGGCTTCCATCATCGCGCAGCTCCATGGGAATTTGTCCTCCCACTGGATGTATACTGCTGCAAACCAACTGACCTTGAATGCGTCTGAGCCAGCCTGGAGTAAGGATGGATGGAGCTTTGTTCCGGTCGATCTAAGTACCGTCAGCCTTCCGATTCCGGAGAAGACTCTTGACATCAATGATCAGGGAGGCCTTGGCAAAAGTTCTCAAATCAATGTCTCGCTTGCTACGCCCGCTATCCGTGGTAGAGTCGAATGCAGTCCCTATGAAGGCTTGTTGAACCTTTCTGCGTGGTTAACACCTACGGACGTGAGCAATTCGTCCACTTGGAGTTTGAGCCCGAGCGCTGAGGATCTCAAGATGGCGTATGAGTTGGGAGTGGGCTATAAACTTAACGGATACCGACCAAGCATGATATTCCCTGAACCGTCAGACAACTACACTAGCTGTGTTCAGTGCACTCCTATCTTTGCCAATCCATCCATGATCACGTGCTGTGGTAACGGGACCGACACTGGGGCAGATCCGATGGCTGCTGTCGGATATTGGTCACCTAATGGCAATCCGGGACGATGGAGCGTAAGGACCTGGTCACGTAACTTCACAACCAAATGGATACATGGCCATGCGCGATCAGCGATCGAATTGATCGAACCCCAGGGCACTGAACTGCCGCATCTGTTGTTCACAAATATACCTTCCATAACGGCCATGAACTGTATGCCGTTGGTGGAAACAGCCAATGCAGAGGTGACCGTGGATCCTGCCACTGGTGAAGTTCGAGCATTCGAGATCACAGAGAAACCAAAGGTTGCGGATAATGCATTTTCGGACGTCTTTCTCCCTCATAGAACGTCTGACCAGGTACTATCGGAAATCAGGTATAATGCAACCGTCAG CTACGGAGTGCTTTTCATGACGCAGATGCTAACCGCAGCGAACGTTCAAAAACTCTATGGAGCAAGTCGGCTGGTAGGCTGGACCGTTGAGGATACAAGCGACAGTACCTTCAATATTCGCGACGAAGCGCACGGGTTGAATATGGACTTCATGTCCTATTCCATGTACTCCCTGGCAGGTAATGACCCGGCGGCCCTTCTTGACCCTACGGTCTTCTCACGTCTCTCGTCGAAAACAttttccaccttctttcAGCATTTCGCAAACAGCAACATCTCCATGAAAACTGGTAGCTGGGCGTATCAGCCCATTAACGCGAGCTTGCCGTCAGACCTTACCCCGGCCGTCACTGACGCTACGCTTCTGGAGGATGCACCGCTTACAGCCTATCAAGATGAAATCCACCCAATTTCTCATACAAATCGGACGGTCGTGGTGAGGGTTTCTCAAAGGGTCGAGATGCTAAAGATGAACGCTGTCGCCGTGTGGCTCAGCGTGAGCATCTTAGCGTGGCTTATCATCGCCACACTTATCGTCACAATATTCCATCGACAGTACCTGAGACGGTTGATTCGAAACGTGGAATGTCTAGGAGACATGCTGATTTTGACTGCTGGAAGTGAGAGCCTGGTGCATATGATCCGGGAGATGCAAGCCGGAAAGCTTACTGAGAGCGAAGAGAGGCGTCTTTGCGCACGACTAGGCTGGTTTCAGGATGGTGATGGGAATGCCAGATGGGGAGTCGAATTGTTAGAGGGTTATATGGGCCGGCCGCCAGTACGGTGGctgaatgatgatgaaaggaaaaataataGAGGGGAGCATGCAGCCGATACTAGCTCGGTGTAG